A section of the Ignavibacteria bacterium genome encodes:
- a CDS encoding HAD-IIA family hydrolase, with the protein MDLVSNYNGFIFDLDGTIYRENQLIHKANEVVNRVISNGKKFVFLSNRTTSEIEIYSEKLNRFDIRCTPNDIITSAEITSDYLAENHSNEKVFVIGENPLIKCLNNSGIETTDVISKIDIVLISLDRTLTFEKFHIAQNALKRGARFFAANTDLTCPIEEDEIPDAGATIAALERLTNRKLEMNFGKPSRLMIERALRKLGIPPNECLIVGDRLDTDIAMGNYFGIDTALVLSGVTPSYEKDGREIEPTFIIHDISKLIDTKKII; encoded by the coding sequence ATGGATCTTGTTTCAAACTATAACGGCTTTATCTTCGATTTAGATGGAACTATTTATCGTGAAAATCAATTGATCCATAAAGCAAACGAAGTAGTAAATCGAGTCATATCCAATGGGAAGAAATTTGTTTTCCTGTCGAATCGAACTACAAGCGAAATAGAAATTTATTCTGAAAAACTTAACCGATTTGATATTAGGTGCACTCCAAATGATATCATTACATCTGCCGAAATTACAAGCGATTATTTAGCTGAGAATCATTCAAACGAAAAAGTTTTTGTTATCGGAGAAAATCCTTTGATCAAATGTCTGAATAATTCTGGGATTGAAACTACGGATGTGATTTCTAAAATCGATATAGTTCTGATTTCTCTCGATAGAACTTTGACGTTCGAAAAATTTCATATTGCGCAGAATGCATTAAAACGCGGAGCGAGATTTTTTGCTGCGAATACTGATTTGACTTGCCCGATCGAAGAAGACGAAATCCCCGATGCAGGCGCAACTATCGCTGCACTTGAACGTCTTACGAACAGAAAACTTGAAATGAATTTTGGAAAGCCATCACGCTTGATGATCGAACGTGCACTTAGAAAACTTGGAATTCCTCCGAATGAATGTTTAATCGTCGGTGATAGGCTCGATACCGATATTGCAATGGGAAATTATTTTGGGATTGATACTGCGCTGGTTTTAAGCGGAGTCACCCCTTCTTACGAAAAAGACGGGAGAGAAATCGAACCAACATTTATCATTCATGATATTTCGAAATTAATCGATACAAAGAAAATCATTTAG
- a CDS encoding class I SAM-dependent methyltransferase — MISEKQKDVITSFTKHLNPDDVFDVREDWDYMFKSKFKVDYRLVSQIPGGLKNKTVLNIGTFFPIDEIYFASHVKEMHSVDIGEKIINVASKIANQEIHPAFREKIKIKVSDAAQLPFENNYFDVAFSFSTLEHIPEKEKREKAFSEIARVTKKSGFVILTVPNKLNVGKYFKSVTMQKKGTSPFGYEHHYTPGELKRIMVKNGLQPIHFASSAGDYSGIFTTVHDIFFRKFGHRMGWLGQKK; from the coding sequence ATGATAAGTGAAAAACAAAAAGATGTTATTACAAGTTTTACAAAGCATTTAAATCCCGATGATGTTTTTGATGTGCGTGAAGATTGGGATTACATGTTTAAATCAAAATTCAAAGTTGACTATAGATTGGTTTCTCAAATTCCTGGTGGATTAAAAAATAAAACTGTTCTGAATATCGGTACGTTCTTTCCAATAGATGAAATATATTTCGCATCGCATGTGAAGGAAATGCATTCTGTCGATATTGGTGAAAAAATCATCAACGTTGCAAGTAAGATTGCAAATCAAGAGATTCATCCCGCTTTTCGTGAAAAGATTAAAATAAAAGTCTCTGATGCAGCACAACTTCCATTTGAAAATAATTACTTCGATGTTGCATTTTCATTTTCCACACTTGAGCATATTCCCGAAAAAGAAAAACGCGAAAAAGCCTTTTCAGAGATTGCAAGAGTCACGAAGAAAAGTGGTTTTGTTATCCTTACTGTACCGAATAAACTGAACGTCGGCAAATATTTTAAAAGCGTTACAATGCAAAAAAAAGGAACAAGCCCATTTGGCTACGAGCATCATTACACTCCAGGGGAATTAAAACGAATTATGGTAAAAAATGGTTTGCAGCCGATTCATTTTGCTTCGAGCGCAGGTGATTACTCAGGCATTTTCACTACAGTGCATGACATTTTCTTCAGAAAATTTGGACATCGAATGGGATGGCTGGGGCAGAAAAAGTAA
- a CDS encoding SDR family oxidoreductase, producing the protein MIKRRILIVGCNGLLGQALVESLSRANNDELLLASVEDNFVGNSNFPYVQLDISKRNEAKKVVLDFFPDIVINAAAYTNVDGCEDNKELAWNINVNGAKYLVEGCRVVDAKLIHLSTDFIFDGINGPYSELDKPNPISYYGRTKLGSENEIKIGGIPFTIVRTNVIYGIQKGIKKDFVQWVVENLREEKKINVVTDQMNNPAFVNDLADGIILTIDKKKPGIFNIGGIELISRYDFAGKIAEVFDLDKNLINPILTSQLNQKAKRPLKGGLIILKAQSELNFKPHTLKENLKFIKRKLQL; encoded by the coding sequence ATGATCAAAAGAAGAATACTAATAGTCGGATGCAACGGTTTGTTAGGGCAAGCTTTGGTAGAAAGTCTCTCGCGCGCAAATAATGATGAACTTTTACTCGCTTCTGTTGAAGATAATTTTGTTGGAAATTCAAATTTCCCTTATGTTCAGCTCGATATTTCAAAACGGAATGAAGCCAAAAAAGTCGTACTAGATTTTTTCCCGGATATTGTAATTAATGCTGCAGCATACACTAATGTTGATGGATGCGAAGATAACAAAGAATTAGCCTGGAATATAAACGTCAATGGGGCGAAATATTTAGTCGAGGGTTGTCGAGTCGTAGATGCAAAACTTATTCATCTTTCTACAGATTTTATTTTTGATGGCATCAATGGTCCTTACAGCGAACTCGATAAGCCGAATCCTATTTCTTACTATGGCAGGACAAAATTAGGGAGCGAGAACGAAATAAAAATCGGAGGCATTCCATTTACTATTGTTCGTACTAATGTTATTTACGGAATCCAAAAAGGGATTAAAAAAGATTTTGTCCAGTGGGTTGTGGAGAATTTGAGAGAAGAAAAAAAAATAAATGTTGTCACCGATCAAATGAATAATCCTGCATTTGTCAATGACCTGGCAGATGGGATCATTTTAACTATTGATAAGAAAAAACCCGGAATTTTTAACATTGGCGGAATTGAACTAATAAGCAGATATGATTTTGCCGGTAAAATCGCTGAGGTTTTTGATCTTGACAAAAATTTAATTAATCCAATTTTGACTTCTCAATTAAATCAAAAAGCAAAGCGACCTTTGAAAGGTGGGCTGATTATTCTCAAAGCACAATCAGAACTTAACTTCAAGCCTCACACTTTGAAAGAAAATTTGAAATTCATTAAAAGAAAATTACAATTATAA
- a CDS encoding inositol monophosphatase: MKFIETAGKAAHEAGKLILDSIGKVKDITFKTMPTNLVTEVDKKAEEIIIDILLKEFPDFDVLAEESGSSSTKNSEYMWVIDPLDGTTNFTHSLPIFSISIGLIKGNDVIAGVVYDPTREQLFHAELGKGAYLNNKKLHVSKVKDVKKALLVTGFPYNVEQNPDHCFERFIKMTSESRAVRRLGSAAIDFAYVAAGIFDGFWEVKLNPWDIAAGYLLVKEAGGKVTNFAGEESDIYNKQILASNGHIHNKMVELLAEAEHIKISL; this comes from the coding sequence ATGAAATTCATTGAAACTGCTGGTAAGGCAGCTCATGAAGCAGGCAAGTTGATTTTAGATAGTATTGGCAAGGTAAAAGATATCACATTTAAAACCATGCCGACAAATCTTGTTACTGAAGTCGATAAAAAAGCTGAAGAAATAATAATCGATATATTATTGAAGGAGTTTCCCGATTTTGATGTTCTTGCTGAGGAAAGCGGATCGTCTTCCACAAAAAATTCTGAATATATGTGGGTAATTGATCCACTTGACGGAACAACGAATTTCACGCATTCGCTTCCAATTTTTTCAATTTCAATTGGACTCATTAAAGGAAACGATGTGATTGCAGGTGTTGTGTATGACCCGACTCGTGAACAACTATTTCATGCTGAACTTGGAAAAGGAGCGTATTTAAATAATAAAAAACTACACGTTTCAAAAGTTAAGGATGTAAAGAAAGCTTTACTCGTTACCGGATTCCCATACAATGTTGAACAAAATCCCGATCATTGTTTCGAAAGATTTATCAAAATGACAAGCGAGAGCCGTGCTGTCCGCCGGCTTGGTTCAGCCGCGATTGATTTCGCTTATGTAGCCGCTGGAATCTTTGATGGATTCTGGGAAGTGAAACTCAATCCATGGGATATTGCCGCTGGTTATCTGCTTGTAAAAGAGGCAGGGGGGAAAGTGACTAATTTTGCCGGAGAGGAAAGCGATATTTACAACAAACAAATTCTTGCCTCTAATGGGCATATTCACAATAAAATGGTGGAACTTCTCGCCGAAGCAGAGCATATCAAAATATCTTTATGA
- a CDS encoding DUF362 domain-containing protein, producing the protein MAKSIYPIIDSRSKNEVAVFIDDKCKYSSNTPYHPNELYPEYPFRENNIEKTSVLEKDSYYAVRQIFHLLEYDINNFGTKNWNPLGHIIKPGQNVVLKPNFILHYNEAGYDIYASLTHPSVIRAMADYCYIAMKGKGNLCIAEAPQMNCEFDKIEELMKLQSIKEFYKKEANFDFNIIDIRRLKCKFDYDKGYFPSDSFVTNENADPLGYTIIDLGNESYLHGIIGLENLYGADYDRKFTVANHSRGVHKYCISNTILNADTVICLPKLKTHKKVGVTLNIKLLVGINGDKNYLAHYRIGTADQNGDEYPTTSKTNVRISRKVARFINDNLFAKRSKFTDQIFLLIKTIGQPVLNFLRNKNIVLLPDEKDRVYGGNWYGNDTAWRMACDLARILFYSDKNGKIKSVPQRNILSVVDGIIAGEGDGPMSPEPKNIGTLISGENILAVDTACATLMGFDYRKIKMLSNSWKKNKFSIVDFSPVKSKIKSNIPSINESSVENCMFFNFKPHPQWEGHIELDE; encoded by the coding sequence ATGGCAAAATCAATTTACCCAATTATTGATAGCAGATCGAAAAACGAAGTGGCTGTTTTTATTGATGATAAGTGTAAATATTCGTCAAATACACCTTACCATCCAAATGAACTTTATCCTGAATATCCTTTTAGAGAGAATAATATTGAAAAAACATCAGTTTTAGAAAAAGATTCCTACTATGCTGTACGCCAAATCTTTCATCTCCTCGAATATGATATAAATAACTTTGGAACAAAGAATTGGAATCCATTAGGACATATTATTAAACCAGGCCAGAATGTTGTTTTGAAACCAAATTTCATTTTACATTACAACGAAGCAGGATATGATATATATGCAAGCTTAACCCATCCTTCAGTAATTAGAGCAATGGCCGATTATTGTTATATCGCAATGAAGGGGAAAGGAAATCTTTGCATCGCTGAAGCTCCTCAAATGAATTGTGAATTTGATAAGATTGAAGAATTAATGAAACTTCAATCAATCAAAGAATTCTATAAAAAAGAAGCTAATTTTGATTTTAACATTATTGATATTCGACGCCTTAAATGTAAATTTGATTATGACAAAGGCTATTTCCCTTCAGATTCGTTTGTAACGAATGAAAATGCAGATCCTTTGGGCTACACTATTATTGATCTTGGAAATGAAAGTTATCTGCATGGAATAATTGGATTGGAAAATTTATATGGCGCAGATTATGATAGGAAGTTCACGGTTGCCAATCATTCGAGAGGTGTACATAAATACTGCATTTCGAATACAATACTTAACGCTGATACTGTGATATGTCTTCCTAAGTTAAAAACTCATAAAAAGGTTGGTGTTACTTTAAATATTAAGCTTCTTGTCGGTATTAACGGCGATAAAAACTACTTGGCTCATTATCGTATAGGAACGGCAGATCAGAATGGAGATGAATATCCAACTACAAGTAAAACAAATGTCAGAATCTCAAGAAAAGTTGCAAGATTCATTAATGATAATCTTTTTGCAAAACGATCAAAGTTTACGGATCAAATTTTTCTGCTTATAAAAACCATTGGACAACCAGTACTTAATTTTTTGAGAAACAAAAATATTGTTCTCCTGCCCGACGAGAAGGATAGAGTCTATGGAGGTAATTGGTATGGGAATGATACAGCATGGAGAATGGCATGCGACCTTGCTCGCATCTTGTTCTACTCAGATAAAAATGGAAAAATAAAATCTGTTCCACAGAGGAATATTTTATCAGTAGTTGATGGAATCATTGCCGGTGAAGGTGACGGACCTATGTCCCCTGAACCTAAAAATATTGGAACTTTAATCTCTGGGGAGAACATTCTCGCGGTTGATACTGCATGTGCAACATTGATGGGCTTTGATTACCGAAAAATTAAAATGCTTTCCAATTCTTGGAAGAAAAACAAATTTTCGATAGTAGATTTCTCACCTGTAAAGTCCAAGATTAAGTCAAATATACCTTCAATTAATGAGTCGTCAGTTGAGAATTGTATGTTTTTCAATTTTAAACCACATCCTCAATGGGAAGGACACATTGAATTAGATGAGTAA
- the asnB gene encoding asparagine synthase (glutamine-hydrolyzing), whose translation MCGICGILSFDKKPIEEHVLQKMTDVLIHRGPDDEGTYVNPNKSVGFGFRRLSIVDLSHAGHQPMSNHDETIWIVFNGEIYNHLEVRKELEKLGYKYKSRSDTETLIYAYEHYGIDFVHKIHGMYAIAIWDERKKILIAYRDRIGKKPFYYTFQNGRFVFASEIKSILLHPKVVKELDEDSLNQYLTFLIPPAPNTMFKKIKKLPPAHRMIINDSGDVKIEKYWEILGEDPDVLENDEENVSQKIIDMLRQSIKDRMMSDVPFGVFLSGGIDSSTNVALMAELMDRPVDTFSVGFKDLEKYNEMYYARKVAKLFNTNHKEILIGSEDALEFFPKLVYHQDEPLADPVCIPLYFVSKLARDNGTIVVQVGEGSDEQFAGYEWMKRDLNYANREYKLLQKCPSPIQSVIYSLFSNYWKSKGKILELEYLRRTIGGEELYWGGAVNFTNEHKKILFNKEFNSSISYDYIESIYSQYGNLSSINDTLRKMIFVEFRNRLPELLLMRVDKMAMATSVEARVPFLDYRIVEYSFRINSKLKIKQGITKYILKKSVENILPSEIIYRKKQGFAAPMNEWLRGDLSLFTKNVLSNSSIHKLGFFNKDYILSLLSSQLSNRYDYVQNTWNLLNLFMWYDYWFEGKSIS comes from the coding sequence ATGTGCGGAATTTGCGGAATACTTTCATTCGATAAAAAACCAATAGAAGAACATGTGCTTCAGAAAATGACGGATGTTCTAATTCATCGTGGACCCGACGATGAGGGGACTTACGTCAATCCGAATAAAAGTGTTGGATTCGGTTTTAGAAGACTCTCAATAGTTGATCTTTCTCATGCTGGGCATCAGCCAATGTCGAATCATGATGAAACGATATGGATCGTCTTCAATGGGGAAATCTATAATCATCTTGAAGTTAGAAAAGAATTAGAGAAACTTGGTTACAAGTACAAATCACGAAGCGATACCGAAACTTTGATTTATGCTTACGAGCATTACGGGATAGATTTTGTTCATAAAATCCATGGAATGTATGCGATAGCGATTTGGGATGAGCGAAAAAAAATATTAATTGCCTATCGCGATCGAATCGGTAAAAAACCTTTTTATTATACTTTTCAAAATGGAAGATTTGTTTTTGCGTCAGAGATTAAGTCAATCCTGCTTCATCCGAAAGTTGTAAAAGAACTTGATGAAGATTCGCTTAATCAATATTTAACTTTTCTAATTCCGCCGGCTCCAAACACAATGTTCAAAAAAATCAAGAAGCTTCCCCCTGCACATCGAATGATCATTAACGATTCTGGTGATGTAAAAATCGAAAAGTACTGGGAAATCCTCGGCGAAGATCCCGATGTTTTAGAAAATGATGAAGAGAATGTTTCTCAGAAAATCATAGATATGCTTCGCCAATCAATTAAGGATAGAATGATGAGCGATGTGCCATTTGGAGTTTTTCTCAGCGGAGGAATAGATTCGAGTACGAATGTTGCTCTAATGGCAGAGCTGATGGATAGACCTGTTGATACTTTTTCGGTTGGATTCAAAGATTTAGAAAAGTACAACGAGATGTATTATGCACGCAAAGTCGCAAAGCTTTTTAATACAAATCATAAAGAAATTTTGATCGGTTCAGAAGATGCGTTGGAGTTCTTTCCCAAATTAGTATATCATCAAGATGAACCGCTTGCGGATCCCGTATGTATTCCACTCTACTTTGTTTCAAAACTTGCGCGAGATAATGGTACAATAGTTGTCCAAGTGGGAGAGGGAAGCGATGAGCAATTCGCCGGCTACGAATGGATGAAACGCGATTTGAATTACGCTAATAGAGAGTACAAATTGCTTCAAAAATGTCCTTCACCGATACAAAGCGTAATTTATTCTCTATTCTCAAATTATTGGAAATCGAAAGGGAAAATATTAGAACTTGAGTACTTGAGACGAACAATCGGCGGTGAAGAATTATATTGGGGCGGAGCAGTTAATTTTACAAATGAGCATAAAAAAATATTATTTAATAAAGAATTTAATAGTTCAATTTCATACGATTACATTGAAAGTATATATAGTCAGTATGGAAATCTCTCAAGTATCAATGATACATTGAGGAAAATGATTTTTGTTGAATTTAGAAATCGTCTCCCCGAATTATTGCTAATGAGAGTTGATAAAATGGCAATGGCAACTTCGGTCGAAGCAAGGGTGCCTTTTCTTGATTATCGCATTGTGGAATATTCATTCAGGATTAATTCAAAGCTTAAAATAAAACAGGGAATAACTAAATATATCTTAAAAAAATCCGTCGAGAATATATTGCCAAGCGAAATTATCTATCGTAAAAAGCAGGGATTTGCTGCGCCGATGAATGAATGGTTAAGAGGGGATCTATCGTTATTTACTAAAAACGTTTTAAGTAATTCAAGCATTCATAAACTCGGATTTTTCAACAAGGATTATATCCTTAGTTTACTTTCGTCACAGCTGTCAAATCGATATGACTATGTACAAAACACTTGGAATTTGTTAAATCTTTTTATGTGGTATGATTACTGGTTCGAGGGAAAAAGCATTTCATAA
- a CDS encoding type II toxin-antitoxin system HicA family toxin: MHHLNFDGPFSGAKHQFMVYNKYRLTIPSNDEYSVPQLRIMIREIEVIIGREITIEEWYKL, from the coding sequence CTGCATCATCTTAATTTCGACGGGCCATTTTCTGGCGCTAAACATCAATTTATGGTATATAATAAATACCGCTTGACGATTCCCTCAAATGATGAATATTCAGTCCCTCAACTCCGTATTATGATTCGTGAAATTGAAGTGATAATTGGACGTGAAATAACCATCGAAGAGTGGTATAAATTGTAA
- a CDS encoding phosphatase PAP2 family protein: MDFFYSIDVSIFYFINGTLANPVFDKLMPFITEVKNWYLVYVLLWFIILFKGGKYRFAMAISMILLITITDQVSSSLLKNLFERVRPCNALPDVHLLAGCTGSYSFPSSHAVNNFAAATFFSFYYKHLKWLLFSVAVIIALSRIFVGVHYPSDVLGGAVIGTILGYLCVKLTERILRIIYE, from the coding sequence ATAGATTTCTTTTATTCGATCGACGTTTCCATTTTTTACTTTATTAATGGAACACTCGCCAATCCAGTATTTGACAAATTGATGCCTTTCATAACGGAAGTGAAGAATTGGTACCTCGTCTACGTTTTATTGTGGTTTATAATTCTATTTAAAGGAGGAAAGTATAGATTCGCGATGGCAATCTCTATGATTCTTCTTATTACAATAACCGATCAGGTCAGCAGTTCGCTTCTGAAAAATTTGTTTGAACGTGTGAGACCATGTAATGCCTTGCCAGATGTCCATCTACTTGCAGGATGCACAGGCTCGTATTCTTTTCCTTCGTCGCATGCGGTAAATAACTTCGCCGCGGCGACGTTCTTTTCATTCTATTATAAACATTTAAAATGGCTTTTGTTTTCGGTTGCTGTGATAATTGCTTTGTCCAGAATTTTCGTGGGAGTTCATTATCCGTCGGATGTTCTTGGCGGAGCCGTTATCGGTACCATACTCGGATACCTATGTGTTAAGCTGACCGAGAGAATTTTAAGGATTATTTATGAATAA
- a CDS encoding phenylacetate--CoA ligase family protein: protein MIYNLKIKIKQKFGEGSLPIKIIDGIYGEIKKTIPLRFRYGKEYRLMLNFLNESQYWTKEKLEEYQYDKMSQLLNHAENYVLWYKKKFAEWGVNVKDFVNLGDIRKFPVVTKEEIRDNLDQFLDIRINKNSLMYVTTGGSTGIPFAFYQPSSLEKIDYAFFSHHWGWLDCKLSDLSVVLRGEYVGSEKKLFYFKPSKNEWHFSTYFLTEENVRIYINKLNEIKPKFLQAYPSAVEILAKYLLDQNLKMDFKLAAIMCGSENVYSDQVEIIEKAFHTHVHCWYGQAERVCLAPWTKNSRYYHVYPQYGLTELLSDKGEEVTSEDEIGEIIATGFHNLVMPLIRYKTRDLALHTNKKSPDGINFRLFSRIEGRLQELIVTSSGRLISMTAINMHDNTFDNVKQFQFFQNEPGILILRVIPNSNFGETDKNRIIDHIKNKIGKDTELILELVQSIEKTKSGKLRFLIQHLPINRWESLERIT from the coding sequence ATGATTTATAATCTTAAAATAAAAATTAAGCAAAAATTTGGGGAAGGAAGTCTTCCAATCAAAATTATTGACGGTATTTACGGAGAGATCAAAAAGACTATTCCTTTACGATTCCGGTATGGTAAGGAATATAGGTTGATGCTTAATTTTTTGAATGAGTCTCAATATTGGACAAAAGAAAAGCTTGAAGAGTATCAATACGATAAAATGAGTCAGTTGTTAAATCATGCAGAGAACTATGTATTATGGTACAAGAAAAAGTTTGCCGAGTGGGGTGTCAATGTAAAAGATTTTGTGAATCTGGGAGATATTAGAAAATTTCCAGTCGTCACAAAAGAAGAAATTCGAGACAATCTAGATCAATTTCTTGATATTAGAATTAATAAAAATTCACTCATGTATGTTACAACAGGGGGCTCGACAGGTATCCCTTTCGCATTTTATCAACCCTCAAGCCTTGAAAAAATAGATTATGCATTCTTCTCGCATCATTGGGGATGGTTGGATTGTAAACTTTCTGATCTTTCAGTCGTACTGCGAGGGGAATATGTCGGAAGTGAGAAAAAATTATTTTACTTCAAACCAAGTAAAAACGAATGGCATTTTTCGACATATTTTTTAACTGAAGAAAACGTTAGAATTTATATTAATAAACTCAATGAAATTAAACCCAAATTTCTTCAGGCTTATCCCTCGGCTGTCGAGATACTAGCAAAATATTTGCTTGATCAAAATCTTAAAATGGATTTTAAATTAGCCGCTATAATGTGTGGTTCTGAAAATGTTTATAGTGATCAGGTTGAAATTATTGAAAAAGCATTTCATACACATGTACATTGCTGGTATGGTCAAGCAGAGAGAGTTTGTTTGGCCCCATGGACAAAAAATTCGAGATATTATCATGTTTATCCTCAATATGGATTAACAGAACTATTAAGTGATAAAGGGGAAGAAGTTACATCTGAAGATGAGATTGGTGAAATTATCGCGACCGGATTTCATAATCTTGTCATGCCACTGATTAGATACAAAACGCGTGATCTAGCATTGCATACAAATAAAAAAAGTCCAGATGGAATCAATTTTCGACTTTTTTCTAGAATTGAAGGAAGATTGCAAGAGCTCATTGTCACCTCTTCTGGGAGATTAATATCGATGACTGCAATTAACATGCATGACAACACATTTGATAATGTTAAACAATTTCAATTCTTTCAAAATGAACCGGGAATATTAATCTTGCGAGTAATCCCTAACAGTAATTTCGGTGAAACGGATAAAAATAGAATAATCGATCATATAAAAAACAAAATTGGTAAGGATACTGAGTTGATTTTGGAATTAGTTCAGAGTATTGAAAAAACTAAAAGTGGGAAACTGCGTTTTTTAATTCAACACCTCCCAATAAATAGGTGGGAAAGTTTAGAAAGAATAACATAA
- a CDS encoding carbohydrate kinase family protein has protein sequence MKIIVIGHTCKDIIHKDDQVTESFGGIIYSLLGFALVMKKEDNVLPFFNINLNDYEKYFDVLLGTPINDFSLIQKTDRHTNLVHLIFDGSDLKFECYQEKAEKIDLTAALSKIATDSNFYINMISGFEIELDDLREIKKHTTGKIYFDFHTMTRGMDENGKRFYRPIENWREWTRYCDVIQFNEIEMQNLTPEKLNEGNFVTEAIKTGTKIINITKGNAGAISYFIDNELIRSQFVSVDKNLIHKNSIGCGDIFGSVFAYKYFNNYNVKDSLEEAVRISSKKIEIENIEEIISLRK, from the coding sequence ATGAAAATTATAGTAATCGGACACACCTGTAAAGATATCATTCATAAAGATGATCAAGTAACTGAATCATTCGGCGGTATCATTTATAGTCTTCTCGGATTCGCTTTGGTTATGAAAAAAGAAGATAACGTTCTGCCGTTTTTCAATATCAACCTGAATGATTATGAAAAATATTTTGATGTTTTATTAGGGACTCCGATTAATGATTTTTCATTAATTCAAAAAACAGATCGCCATACAAACCTCGTTCATCTTATTTTTGACGGAAGCGATTTGAAATTTGAATGTTATCAAGAGAAAGCCGAAAAGATTGATCTGACGGCAGCGTTATCCAAAATTGCTACCGACTCGAATTTCTATATTAATATGATCTCCGGATTTGAAATTGAACTCGATGACTTAAGAGAGATTAAAAAACATACAACCGGGAAAATTTATTTTGATTTCCACACTATGACACGAGGAATGGATGAGAACGGAAAACGTTTCTATCGACCAATTGAAAATTGGAGAGAATGGACTCGATACTGCGATGTCATTCAGTTTAATGAAATTGAAATGCAGAATCTCACTCCAGAAAAATTAAATGAAGGAAATTTTGTGACCGAAGCGATTAAAACCGGCACGAAGATAATTAACATAACAAAAGGAAACGCAGGAGCAATTTCATATTTTATTGATAATGAATTGATCAGAAGTCAATTTGTTTCAGTTGATAAAAATTTAATTCATAAAAATTCGATTGGCTGCGGCGACATATTCGGCTCCGTTTTTGCTTACAAGTATTTTAATAATTATAATGTAAAAGATTCGCTTGAAGAAGCGGTTCGAATCTCTTCAAAGAAAATCGAAATTGAAAATATTGAAGAGATAATTTCACTAAGAAAGTAA
- a CDS encoding type II toxin-antitoxin system HicB family antitoxin has protein sequence MTTRYIISDYLEQAMNLAEYDKLEDSSFAGKIPGCKGVIAFGNSLRECEAELRSTLEDWILIGLKLKHPLPVIKGIDLNKEPKREQVESV, from the coding sequence ATGACGACTCGATATATAATAAGTGATTATTTGGAACAAGCCATGAATCTCGCCGAATATGATAAACTTGAAGATAGTTCTTTCGCCGGAAAAATTCCTGGTTGCAAGGGTGTAATAGCTTTCGGCAATTCACTAAGAGAATGTGAAGCTGAATTGCGTTCAACACTTGAAGATTGGATTTTAATCGGTTTGAAGCTTAAGCATCCGCTTCCGGTGATTAAAGGTATTGATTTAAATAAAGAACCCAAACGTGAGCAAGTGGAGTCCGTGTAA